The Porites lutea chromosome 4, jaPorLute2.1, whole genome shotgun sequence genome contains a region encoding:
- the LOC140933876 gene encoding uncharacterized protein produces the protein MRLTEAKYSSVSEHLTSSVNTTTMTSSANDGLNDIAFFELGNITRSPSVNNTEIKIDFEVQLLNHANITNGGAQWVSVGAEYINQSVWAAQMAIKTINTAVSRPDLKVSLWPDNDGYNILLGGQTKFRLTLTHSSVTTEEIESGIIEWPLPPVLILNSWKTKGQSINITEVLNSTTMVIFKFGPMKFWETIDLEVTFDIDLHKRRADGKVHDLTTHVNVKYNGSVGTCSSFSGSREFTNDGPATVSVKYYVPLGSCDQALGMTDGSIADSQITASSYAMGGEPHEGRLNGNKTWIPYGQLAQAKDQYLEVNFTCKVKINRLVTKGHGENYVKSFFLFYSKDGRIFKPYKLGSKNMVFPANTNGNNPAVIILPVPVEAVAVRVSPNDWENSIALKLEFYGCVLDCSFTPGPLKFTSRGYLLNKRNDTMYACSLSLESCKRGSSTCFFSIDRGASWTAMHHSVLSLLGYDVAVGNWYGVSKDGNAIVKSSSHSTKFIGAALSEWNAAKVKSTTILADMIENHLAITNSTLNPHIEHDSDANTKWGVSAKGIHVQESSIWKLKAVWMCSGPY, from the exons ATGCGACTCACAGAGGCTAAATACTCTTCAGTCAGCGAACACCTCACCTCTAGCGTCAACACAACCACAATGACGTCCTCAGCAAACGACGGTCTGAACGACATAGCGTTCTTTGAACTCGGGAACATAACGCGGAGCCCATCTGTGAACAATACTGAAATCAAGATCGATTTTGAGGTGCAGCTATTGAATCATGCCAATATTACTAATGGAGGTGCGCAGTGGGTGAGCGTGGGTGCAGAGTACATCAATCAATCCGTATGGGCAGCACAGATGGCGATCAAGACCATCAACACAGCAGTCAGCAGACCAGATTTGAAGGTTTCACTCTGGCCTGACAATGACGGTTATAACATACTATTGGG GGGACAAACAAAATTCCGCCTGACACTGACTCATTCGAGCGTGACAACTGAAGAGATAGAAAGTGGGATTATTGAATGGCCTCTGCCCCCTGTCTTGATACTAAACAGTTGGAAAACAAAAGGACAATCCATTAACATCACTGAAGTGCTCAACAGTACCACGATGGTGATTTTCAAG TTTGGACCTATGAAGTTTTGGGAGACGATTGACCTTGAAGTAACGTTCGACATTGATTTGCACAAGAGAAGAGCCGATGGCAAAGTACATGATTTAACCACTCATGTAAACGTCAAGTACAATGGGTCAGTGGGAACATGCAGCTCGTTCTCAGGATCTCGCGAGTTTACTAACGACGGGCCAGCCACAGTTTCTGTCAAGTATTATGTCCCAC TAGGGTCATGTGACCAGGCCCTTGGTATGACGGATGGGAGCATTGCTGATTCCCAGATCACTGCTTCCTCATATGCTATGGGCGGGGAACCACATGAGGGAAGACTGAATGGCAACAAAACTTGGATACCTTATGGCCAGCTTGC gCAGGCAAAAGACCAGTACCTTGAGGTTAATTTTACTTGCAAAGTCAAGATTAATAGGCTTGTCACAAAGGGTCATGGAGAAAACTACGTCAAgagttttttcctgttttacaGCAAAGATGGCCGTATTTTTAAACCTTACAAGCTGGGCAGCAAAAACATG GTTTTTCCCGCCAACACCAATGGTAACAATCCAGCGGTCATTATCCTACCGGTGCCTGTAGAAGCAGTGGCTGTCCGCGTTAGCCCTAATGACTGGGAAAACAGCATTGCCCTTAAACTGGAGTTTTACGGATGCGTACTGGATTGCTCTTTTACTCCAG GACCGTTGAAGTTTACCAGTCGTGGATATCTATTGAACAAACGCAACGACACTATGTACGCTTGCAGCCTTTCTCTGGAGAG CTGCAAAAGGGGATCTTCTACCTGTTTCTTCAGCATTGACAGAGGTGCCTCATGGACAG CAATGCATCATAGCGTACTTTCGCTCCTCGGATATGATGTTGCGGTTGGCAACTGGTACGGCGTTAGCAAGGATGGGAACGCGATCGTGAAAAGTTCTTCTCATTCCACCAAGTTCATAGGTGCCGCATTGAGTGAGTGGAATGCCGCGAAAGTAAAGTCGACCACAATTCTTGCTGACATGATTGAAAATCACTTGGCTATCACCAATAGCACCCTGAATCCACATATTGAGCATGATTCCGATGCAAACACCAAGTGGGGAG tGTCTGCTAAGGGCATTCACGTTCAAGAGTCATCAATCTGGAAGTTGAAGGCGGTTTGGATGTGCTCTGGTCCGTATTAA
- the LOC140935995 gene encoding retinoid-inducible serine carboxypeptidase-like has protein sequence MFWWLYGAEVENPIARQDKPLVMWLQGGPGSSSTGFGNFEEIGPLDVNLKPRNTTWVKEANVLFVDNPVGCGYSYVLDQKALTTNISEITRDLMTFFKSFLRKLPVFGNMPLYVAGESYGGKMASAFAAALHEAIVKEEIQCQLAGVALGDSLISFPDTVLSYGPYLFSLSLLDNKDFHQVQQIATETAMAVYKGEYDKAMHLSGLQNCLITKFTDNVDVYNVLHHNVPDDAAMLTSKYKKSSRLLSYKVLAEYVARTKSDTLYQLMNGPIRKKLGIIPDDVTWSGQSDMVYSSQEDDIPSSVLKDVSKLIQVGAKVVVYQGQLDMICGTLGAESWIKKLKWDGLSEFLNSSRIPLYAPSKLAKKQTGAFLKAHENFYLYYILDAGHMVPIDAPEMALEMLKKILYQ, from the exons ATGTTTTGGTGGCTTTATGGTGCGGAAGTAGAGAATCCAATAGCGCGTCAAGACAAGCCTTTGGTCATGTGGTTGCAGGGTGGTCCAGGATCTTCCTCCACGGggtttggaaattttgaagagATAGGCCCGCTAGACGTGAATCTAAAACCGCGAAATACGACGTGGGTCAAAGAAGCAAACGTACTTTTCGTGGATAATCCAGTTGGATGTGGTTATAGCTATGTTTTGGATCAAAAGGCTCTCACCACAAATATCTCAG AAATAACCAGAGACTTGATGACGTTCTTCAAGTCCTTTCTCAGAAAACTGCCAGTGTTTGGAAATATGCCACTCTATGTGGCTGGTGAGTCTTATGGTGGTAAAATGGCAAGTGCATTTGCTGCTGCTTTACATGAGGCAATTGTAAAGGAGGAAATCCAATGTCAGTTAGCTGGAGTAGCACTTGGTGACTCCTTGATATCGTTTCCTGATACGGTACTGTCTTATGGACCATATCTCTTCTCCCTTTCTCTCTTGGACAACAAAGATTTCCATCAAGTCCAGCAGATAGCTACAGAAACAGCCATGGCTGTGTATAAAGGTGAATATGACAAAGCCATGCATCTTAGTGGCCTACAAAACTGCCTTATTACCAAATTCACTGACAATGTTGATGTTTATAATGTCCTTCATCATAATGTACCTGATGATGCCGCAATGTTGACAAGTAAGTACAAGAAATCTTCAAGGTTGTTGTCTTATAAAGTGTTAGCAGAGTACGTAGCAAGGACCAAAAGTGATACTCTTTATCAGCTCATgaatggaccaatcagaaaaaagcTTGGGATAATACCAGATGATGTCACATGGAGTGGGCAGTCAGATATGGTTTATAGCAGTCAAGAGGATGATATCCCATCATCTGTTTTAAAAGATGTGAGCAAGCTCATTCAAGTGGGTGCAAAAGTGGTTGTTTATCAGGGTCAGCTTGACATGATCTGCGGTACACTCGGTGCAGAGTCTTGGATTAAGAAACTCAAATGGGATGGCCTATCTGAGTTTTTAAACTCCTCCAGAATACCTTTGTATGCACCATCAAAACTGGCCAAGAAACAAACTGGTGCATTTTTAAAGGCTCATGAGAACTTTTACTTGTATTACATTCTTGACGCTGGCCATATGGTCCCTATTGATGCTCCAGAAATGGCATTAGAAATGCTAAAAAAGATTCTTTATCAGTAG